One Miscanthus floridulus cultivar M001 chromosome 11, ASM1932011v1, whole genome shotgun sequence DNA window includes the following coding sequences:
- the LOC136491478 gene encoding uncharacterized protein isoform X1, with amino-acid sequence MLANKRDGGDLAGSSNENKRTRSFLSGDDLYWYANKGIWSDLGEKRALKLSKSVVSLALSDGHTVLFSFSGIVVEELRCGYRFLTSASLVRALKEHDDLKIEVRHEQNVVVGFLEEYDLDHEIAVVKITSSLNLNAVFLHNVSLYQPYNDVVSLGRDISGKLLATTGKLTPISSGSDRRYLMFSSCKLSEFMEGGPLFDCRGAFVGMNLVPSMEKSFFLPVRLISERLKHFETTEERAVFLARVNELKPERVGGTPTDIPDSHPKVAPDKDHYRYLEVLGYPRPTKSGMTLVNTFEEPFGDIYHHGVWKQLSRGVSEKIHHSVVTLASFKGDERFFACSGTFIDWDGKFQYNGCQIILTSACLVRNPDYPYDEGNKIVDGLRIKVLIPGKKRRKGTLIHCNLHYNVALVSVKTSSAVSLPVVRHARENLCSKLVVAVGRCFKSGDLMASSGELAPHWSGPFDFKRLLYSTCRIKKAGIGGPLVDAEGNYIGMNFYDQRVGNPVLFCDDIVDILDRFKKGTAAELDNDLTRWPVPWPKWLRPGDRNGLMEWEQRIIDSGCPYNYSGGDIFIVK; translated from the exons ATGCTGGCAAATAAAAGGGACGGAGGTGATCTTGCAGGAAGCTCAAATGAGAATAAAAGAACCAGGTCATTTCTTTCAG GTGATGACTTGTATTGGTATGCTAATAAAGGCATCTGGAGTGATCTGGGTGAAAAACGTGCTTTAAAGTTGTCAAAAAGTGTTGTCTCGCTTGCTTTATCTGATG GCCACACAGTGCTATTTTCATTCTCAGGCATAGTTGTAGAAGAACTGAGGTGTGGTTATAGGTTTCTGACTTCAGCAAGTTTGGTTAGAGCTTTAAAAGAACATGATGACCTGAAG ATTGAAGTGCGTCATGAACAAAATGTTGTCGTTGGATTTCTGGAGGAATATGATTTAGATCATGAAATTGCTGTTGTCAAAATCACATCATCCCTTAATCTTAATGCTGTGTTTCTCCATAATGTGTCCCTCTATCAACCCTATAACGATGTAGTATCTCTAGGGCGTGACATCTCTGGTAAGTTGTTGGCAACAACTGGGAAGCTGACTCCTATTTCAAGCGGATCAGATCGTCGATATCTTATGTTCTCTTCCTGTAAATTATCTGAG TTTATGGAAGGGGGGCCACTTTTTGATTGTCGTGGGGCCTTCGTTGGCATGAACCTTGTTCCGAGTATGGAGAAATCCTTTTTCTTGCCGGTGCGTTTGATTTCCGAACGGTTGAAGCATTTTGAGACAACTGAGGAAAGGGCTGTATTTCTGGCACGGGTAAATGAATTGAAACCGGAGAG GGTTGGAGGAACACCCACAGATATACCGGACTCCCATCCTAAAG TTGCTCCCGACAAGGATCATTATCGGTATCTTGAAGTTTTGGGTTATCCCAGACCAACTAAAA GTGGCATGACTTTGGTTAATACTTTTGAAGAGCCTTTTGGTGATATATATCATCATGGTGTCTGGAAGCAACTCAGTAGAGGAGTTAGTGAAAAGATACATCATAGTGTTGTCACCCTCGCTTCATTTAAGG GAGATGAAAGATTCTTTGCATGCTCCGGAACTTTCATTGACTGGGATGGTAAATTTCAATATAATGGATGTCAGATTATTCTGACTTCAGCATGCTTGGTTAGGAATCCTGATTATCCTTACGATGAAGGAAACAAGATTGTTGATGGCTTGAGG ATTAAAGTGTTGATACCAGGCAAGAAACGGAGAAAAGGGACCTTAATACATTGTAATCTACATTATAATGTGGCTCTAGTCAGTGTCAAGACATCCAGTGCTGTCTCTCTTCCAGTTGTTAGACATGCTAGGGAAAATCTGTGTTCTAAGTTAGTAGTTGCTGTGGGGCGTTGCTTCAAATCAGGTGATTTAATGGCTTCAAGTGGAGAACTGGCTCCCCACTGGTCTGGTCCTTTTGATTTCAAAAGGCTTCTATACTCTACATGTAGAATAAAAAAG GCTGGGATTGGAGGGCCCCTTGTTGATGCTGAAGGGAACTATATTGGCATGAACTTCTATGACCAAAGAGTGGGCAACCCGGTCCTGTTTTGTGATGATATTGTTGATATCCTGGATCGTTTTAAGAAAGG GACTGCTGCTGAACTTGACAATGACCTGACTCG GTGGCCAGTGCCTTGGCCGAAATGGcttcgtccaggtgatcggaatGGTCTTATGGAATGGGAACAGAGAATCATTGACAGTGGATGCCCATATAACTACTCAGGTGGAGATATATTTATCGTGAAGTAG
- the LOC136491478 gene encoding uncharacterized protein isoform X2 — translation MLANKRDGGDLAGSSNENKRTRSFLSGDDLYWYANKGIWSDLGEKRALKLSKSVVSLALSDGHTVLFSFSGIVVEELRCGYRFLTSASLVRALKEHDDLKIEVRHEQNVVVGFLEEYDLDHEIAVVKITSSLNLNAVFLHNVSLYQPYNDVVSLGRDISGKLLATTGKLTPISSGSDRRYLMFSSCKLSEFMEGGPLFDCRGAFVGMNLVPSMEKSFFLPVRLISERLKHFETTEERAVFLARVNELKPERVGGTPTDIPDSHPKVAPDKDHYRYLEVLGYPRPTKSGMTLVNTFEEPFGDIYHHGVWKQLSRGVSEKIHHSVVTLASFKGDERFFACSGTFIDWDGKFQYNGCQIILTSACLVRNPDYPYDEGNKIVDGLRIKVLIPGKKRRKGTLIHCNLHYNVALVSVKTSSAVSLPVVRHARENLCSKLVVAVGRCFKSGDLMASSGELAPHWSGPFDFKRLLYSTCRIKKAGIGGPLVDAEGNYIGMNFYDQRVGNPVLFCDDIVDILDRFKKGWPVPWPKWLRPGDRNGLMEWEQRIIDSGCPYNYSGGDIFIVK, via the exons ATGCTGGCAAATAAAAGGGACGGAGGTGATCTTGCAGGAAGCTCAAATGAGAATAAAAGAACCAGGTCATTTCTTTCAG GTGATGACTTGTATTGGTATGCTAATAAAGGCATCTGGAGTGATCTGGGTGAAAAACGTGCTTTAAAGTTGTCAAAAAGTGTTGTCTCGCTTGCTTTATCTGATG GCCACACAGTGCTATTTTCATTCTCAGGCATAGTTGTAGAAGAACTGAGGTGTGGTTATAGGTTTCTGACTTCAGCAAGTTTGGTTAGAGCTTTAAAAGAACATGATGACCTGAAG ATTGAAGTGCGTCATGAACAAAATGTTGTCGTTGGATTTCTGGAGGAATATGATTTAGATCATGAAATTGCTGTTGTCAAAATCACATCATCCCTTAATCTTAATGCTGTGTTTCTCCATAATGTGTCCCTCTATCAACCCTATAACGATGTAGTATCTCTAGGGCGTGACATCTCTGGTAAGTTGTTGGCAACAACTGGGAAGCTGACTCCTATTTCAAGCGGATCAGATCGTCGATATCTTATGTTCTCTTCCTGTAAATTATCTGAG TTTATGGAAGGGGGGCCACTTTTTGATTGTCGTGGGGCCTTCGTTGGCATGAACCTTGTTCCGAGTATGGAGAAATCCTTTTTCTTGCCGGTGCGTTTGATTTCCGAACGGTTGAAGCATTTTGAGACAACTGAGGAAAGGGCTGTATTTCTGGCACGGGTAAATGAATTGAAACCGGAGAG GGTTGGAGGAACACCCACAGATATACCGGACTCCCATCCTAAAG TTGCTCCCGACAAGGATCATTATCGGTATCTTGAAGTTTTGGGTTATCCCAGACCAACTAAAA GTGGCATGACTTTGGTTAATACTTTTGAAGAGCCTTTTGGTGATATATATCATCATGGTGTCTGGAAGCAACTCAGTAGAGGAGTTAGTGAAAAGATACATCATAGTGTTGTCACCCTCGCTTCATTTAAGG GAGATGAAAGATTCTTTGCATGCTCCGGAACTTTCATTGACTGGGATGGTAAATTTCAATATAATGGATGTCAGATTATTCTGACTTCAGCATGCTTGGTTAGGAATCCTGATTATCCTTACGATGAAGGAAACAAGATTGTTGATGGCTTGAGG ATTAAAGTGTTGATACCAGGCAAGAAACGGAGAAAAGGGACCTTAATACATTGTAATCTACATTATAATGTGGCTCTAGTCAGTGTCAAGACATCCAGTGCTGTCTCTCTTCCAGTTGTTAGACATGCTAGGGAAAATCTGTGTTCTAAGTTAGTAGTTGCTGTGGGGCGTTGCTTCAAATCAGGTGATTTAATGGCTTCAAGTGGAGAACTGGCTCCCCACTGGTCTGGTCCTTTTGATTTCAAAAGGCTTCTATACTCTACATGTAGAATAAAAAAG GCTGGGATTGGAGGGCCCCTTGTTGATGCTGAAGGGAACTATATTGGCATGAACTTCTATGACCAAAGAGTGGGCAACCCGGTCCTGTTTTGTGATGATATTGTTGATATCCTGGATCGTTTTAAGAAAGG GTGGCCAGTGCCTTGGCCGAAATGGcttcgtccaggtgatcggaatGGTCTTATGGAATGGGAACAGAGAATCATTGACAGTGGATGCCCATATAACTACTCAGGTGGAGATATATTTATCGTGAAGTAG